The Styela clava chromosome 2, kaStyClav1.hap1.2, whole genome shotgun sequence genome contains a region encoding:
- the LOC120336549 gene encoding dipeptidyl peptidase 4-like has translation MDKFKKVVSIALIIVGVISFVILVDHSGATDDVKALKRAVVVEPKLDNKKYMTFDDWVQGKFEPKSFYPTWVSDSEYIYRNNDDAIMKKSISNDDESELLSSSAWKSLRNPSLFYASADLQYVAITYQHKDSYVEYLRTFSVSMFRTNDSQQVFSRGFPEEGILKIKWDSVEHKMAYVYDFNVFLLLNFSSSPIQYITEDGKNNIIVNGISDITNDDALMWWSPNGAYLAYVKSNQTGVERFEFPYYGGSQYPTMVSYPYPKPGKLISKTLIFIINVENPTESFEVIPSDSVTGWREYYLNSVVWKNDQIFMPTWKNRLQNEAISESCISISNLWTCNHVSEDVIIGHNSWLGEFEPSDVYPIPNTNEYLTVRENSLGYLHLVLVNRTKNSLDWRTNGTFEVVHRSPAGEALHFYDKRNDYAYFTSTEVEGTEDGLPRIRHLWKVKAHGDRTRECVSCDLNTIYADRCNWVDPTFSPEGSYVVINCGGTGNGVPVSTLHHISDSGEVSLQRVVENNTQIIENLEAYKFRTREYGELSLPQVDDEVFYYTLHKPPNFDSSKKYPLLVHVYSGPGYQDTIDSFISTWPIGYIPSSDLDVVVVTFDGRGTGFRGKQIRSMVYNRIGEYEPLDQIEATRQITEKYNFIDSSKIAMWGRSYGGYITARTMSEDENLLFKCGLSSAPVTDWMTYHSIYIERYMGLPKENEIGYNKSTVFQKLHNIGKHYFVLIHGTADDNVHFLHSARLSKALIDEDIDFSAYFAGDQTHRFDRGANAYGHHYKLLTRHLKTCFEL, from the exons ATGGATAAGTTTAAAAAGGTAGTGAGTATCGCTTTGATTATTGTTGGTGTCATCTCGTTCGTGATCTTGGTAGATCATTCAGGTGCTACGGACGATGTAAAAGCTTTGAAAAGGGCAG tGGTTGTGGAACCAAAATTGGACAACAAAAAGTACATGACTTTCGATGACTGGGTACAGGGTAAATTTGAGCCAAAATCATTCTATCCCACGTGGGTTTCAG ATTCTGAATACATTTATCGAAATAATGATGACGCAATAATGAAGAAAAGCATTAGTAATGATGACGAATCTGAACTTCTAAGTTCCTCTGCATGG aaaagtttgagaaatcCGTCATTATTCTACGCTTCTGCTGACCTTCAATATGTGGCAATAACTTATCAACACAAAGAT TCCTACGTTGAGTACCTGAGGACATTTTCCGTATCAATGTTTAGAACCAACGATTC ACAACAAGTTTTCTCACGAGGCTTTCCCGAAGAAGGAATTCTAAAAATTAAATGGGATTCTGTTGAACACAAGATGGCGTATGTGTATGATTTCAATGTCTTTTTGTTGTTG AATTTCTCTTCCAGTCCAATACAGTACATTACCGAGGATGGTAAAAACAACATCATTGTCAACGGAATATCTGACATAACAAACGATGATGCGCTGATGTGGTGGTCACCCAATGGAGCCTATTTGGCATATGTGAA ATCGAATCAGACTGGAGTAGAACGTTTTGAATTTCCCTACTATGGAGGAAGTCAGTATCCCACGATGGTCAGCTATCCTTATCCTAAACCTGGAAAGCTTATCTCGAAAACATTAATATTCATTATTAATGTAGAGAATCCAACAGAGAGTTTTGAAGTGATACCAAGTGAT AGTGTCACAGGCTGGAgagaatattatttaaattctgTAGTTTGGAAAAATGACCAAATCTTCATGCCAACCTGGAAAAATAGACTTCAAAACGAAGCAATTTCAGAAAGTTGTATTTCAATATCAAATTTGTGGACATGTAATCatg tttCCGAAGACGTCATCATTGGTCATAACAGTTGGTTAGGTGAGTTTGAACCATCAGATGTATATCCGATTCCAAATACAAACGAATATTTGACTGTGCGGGAAAACAGCCTTGGGTATTTGCACCTAGTACTCGTTAACCGAACAAAGAATTCTTTGGATTGGAGAACAAATGGAACATTTGAG GTTGTTCATAGATCCCCAGCAGGAGAAGCCTTACATTTTTATGACAAACGAAACGATTATGCTTATTTCACAAGTACAGAAGTTGAAGGCACAGAAGATGGTTTGCCAAGAATACGCCATTTATGGAAAGTTAAAG CTCATGGAGATAGAACTAGGGAGTGTGTCTCATGCGATCTGAATACAATATATGCTGATAGATGTAATTGGGTTGACCCAACTTTCAGTCCCGAAGGATCCTACGTTGTTATAAACTGTGGCGGAACCGGAAACG GAGTACCCGTCTCAACTCTTCATCATATATCTGATTCTGGCGAAGTTAGTTTACAGAGAGTAGTTGAAAATAACACTCAGATCATCGAAAACCTTGAAG CTTACAAATTTCGAACAAGAGAATATGGTGAGCTTAGTCTTCCTCAAGTTGATGATGAAGTCTTTTATTACACTCTACACAAACCACCAAACTTCGATTCAAGCAAGAAATATCCATTGCTGGTTCATGTTTATTCAG GCCCTGGCTACCAAGACACAATAGATTCCTTCATTTCGACATGGCCGATCGGTTACATACCAAGTAGCGATCTTGATGTGGTTGTGGTCACTTTTGATGGAAGAGGTACGGGATTCAGAGGGAAACAAATCAGAAGCATG GTCTACAATCGTATAGGAGAATATGAACCGCTGGATCAAATCGAAGCAACTCGACaaattacagaaaaatataACTTTATAGATTCCAGCAAGATTGCAATGTGGGGAAGATCTTACGGAGG ATATATAACTGCAAGAACAATGTCAGAAGACGAAAATCTCCTATTTAAATGTGGATTATCATCTGCTCCTGTAACTGACTGGATGACATATCATAGCATTTACATTGAACGATATATGGGTTTGCCAAAGGAAAATGAA ATTGGATACAATAAATCGACAGTGTTTCAGAAACTTCACAACATCGGAAAACATTATTTTGTCTTGATTCATGGGACAGCCGACGACAACGTTCACTTTTTG CATTCTGCGAGACTTTCAAAGGCACTAATTGACGAAGACATCGATTTTTCTGCTTATTTTGCTGGCGACCAAACTCACCGTTTTGACAGAGGTGCAAATGCTTACGGTCATCACTACAAGTTGTTAACACGCCATTTGAAAACTTGTTTTGAATTATAG